From Antechinus flavipes isolate AdamAnt ecotype Samford, QLD, Australia chromosome 1, AdamAnt_v2, whole genome shotgun sequence:
CAGCAGAAAATCACATTGTCACACTAACCAGGGACCCAAGAAAATGTACAGCAAGGCCAGGCTCCTTGCGAAATGTCTCCAGACATGAGAGATGACCATGAATACAAATGACTTGCCAGTATGCTCAGCTGATGGATTCTTTTGTTATTGCCAATAATTGTAAGATTATTAGTTCCTGCAGAATTGCCATTCAGGACTGTGAAAGCTTACACATATCCTCCTTTTGCTCCCTATCCATTATCCAGAGCCCAGAATAGAAAATACAATGCCTTATGAGTTAAAGGTCAGCTGTGTCTGTTCAACTAGATTTATCAAAAAAGCAGACAAGCCCCTTTCTAATGCCCTGAATCATTTGCCCCAGACTGGTTGCCTATTCTCTGGAAGACACTGGCTGCAAAGTCCATGTTATTCCTtggggggagtgggaggaagtCACAAACAATACATAATTATAGAAATACATAATTTTAGatgagaattcaattcaattcaataagcaattAGTTGCCTACTCTGCAAAGCACTGTGCTTGGAAATTGAGTATTACCCGACCCAATAAACCCAAGTGTCTtctcaaggatcaaatataagcctttctgttttccatttagttctctttccaagctttttccacttttcttacACATTATTTCCCTCTGTATAATTTATGACCCAGTCACATTGGTCCACTAGCTCCTCATTACACATTGCATTCCCTCTCCAGTCTCCATGCTTTTGCATGGATTGTACTCTATGTCTGGAATGAACTCTCTCCTCATATTAGTCTCAtggaatcctttttttcttcaagaatcaattcaaatctgactttcttcatgaagactttcctgattctcttctcCACCCCACCAGCCAAAAGTGTCATCCTTCCCAAAATTACCTTGGATTCATTTGTGTACATATTCTACATATACTTTTGATGTCaccttggtggcacagtggatagaatgctaggagAAAGAAATCAAACCTCTCTAGTATCGttgccaaaacaacaacaaaaaccaaagaattggacacaattgaacaatatatattttcatatatgtatatgttagaATATAGATTCCTTCTTGAGAGTAGAGACTCTTCAGTAGGCACAAATGGTTGTTGGATAAATGCCAAACAGTgctttccctcaaggagtttatattctattaaactatgtgaaggagagagaggaagaaatacataCATAGTCAGACAAGTACAATTGAAGGTAGGGAATGCTTATCTAAAAGAAGAGAACCAAtcaaagtttgtattttatttgaaaagtcaCCAAACACTAAGAGCTGGGGGAATCTGGGGGAGCTTGTATTCCATTGGGCTAGTATGGGTTGGgctggaggaaagaaagagattaatATATACAGATTAtacttataataaaaattaggGGGTGAGATCATAGATGCCTTAAGAAGATTCTCTTGGCAGccatgtggagaaggaattaggaaaggaaaaagaaagatcacTGGGGGTCAACTGACCTCTAACAGATCTAAAGAGGAATTCTCTTTATCACATGCTATTGGACACCTCAGTTTGAATtgctggggaggaaggaggaaggagaagcacTACCACCAGAAACAGCCTATGATagttaagaaatattttctttaatcttttttaaaattctgaacttatgttgtttgctttttttctttttcatatttttcctcgtttgatcttaattttttgtgtagcttgacaaatacggaaatatgtttagaaggattgcacatatttaacattattaGATTGTTTTGATATCTTGAGGAGTGGGgagcaggagagagaaaaatttgtaacaaaattttgcaaaggtaaatgttgaaaactatgtttctatatatcttgaaaaataaaatactatttaaaaataaaaataaaataaaattctgaacttaacaaatcccatccccaccccaaaatgagcatttccatatgaatagaatagaaagggattgtacatgaaactaaaTCTCTGCTAAAcagagcttgtttttttttttctttttaaatatataataaattcaacatgtaaagcTCTGTGAACTGGACTCAGaaataagttcaaatgtggccagcctcaaatatttactaactagacaagttgcttaacttctatttgcctcagtttctttatctgcaaaagggggaataataatagcatctacttcccagggttattgtgaggatcaaataagatgataactataaaacatttagcacagtgcctggcacacagtaaacactatacaaatataaactataataattattattaaattaaacttCTAGCCATGGCATTTCATTCTGACTTCTAGggagaagcaaaacaaatctagttttgtttttttgtttttacatgatggaatttaaaatacttgaagacagctattatgtctcttctatttcttctttttgtaatgccagagaaactgaggcaagatagagattagagaatttttaatattttatttgagagggagagattgtgctgggggtaTGTtacccccagggctgatgtccaaagcatccagcagcaaatgtgagttctcaatgacttATATATGGCTCTAAGTAGCCAATACTTAGCCAAATAGGGGGTGGAGTCAAAACTCTGGTGAGCCGGAATCTCCAAGAAAGGGACCATCagtctggttctgacaggttgggggtaagactataaattcttacaaattgggaggaCTTAGGAGGTGTCCAACTAGAGCCAGAAAGTCTGAAACTTAGAAATATAGACAATGccaattaagtatctgagataggacatcctAAGTCTTATTttctggaatgtcagatctccacagccctaattatctcagttctaatgagcagaagaggggggttgcaaccagggtgattgaggcagaataattcagggaaactgaggcagaacaatttagggaaactggggcaggataatttagggaaactggggCAGgataattcagggaaattgaggcaggacaattagggaactgtgacacaacattttctaggattcttttctttcactctccTTTTCTGAAGTCTAGAAAAATCTACAATCCAGCTCTTATTTACCAATTGGGtaaccttaagcaaatcatttaatcactcTGAGCCTCAGGCAGCTAACTTTGAAGTGCCTGTTTCTCAAGATTGCTAAGAAAATAGTACTTTGTAAATCCTAAAGCAATgcataaatgtgagttatttttaaatttaaacaagCAAATATTTATCAGGTAATTACTATGTATTGGGCAGCTTGTGGTTCAAAGGATACATCAGTGgacttaaagtcagaaagacttgaattcagatctaccctgagacacttaactgtgtaatcttgggcaagtcacttaatcttatttgcttcaatttcctcatctgtaaaatgagctggagaaggaaatggcaaatcactgcagtatctctgccaagaaaacccaaaatggggtcacagagttgagtgaaacaactgaagaacaataaaaattatataaatgttgggGATGCAGACAAAAGAGCATACACTACATGAGGGAAGAgaacataaaacaaataataaatgtttaaatataaaataattgggggCAGGGAGTTCTATAAACTGAGTGGAGAATatcagaaaaaattttatttaatagaagACAAGAGCCAAGggtggggacagctaggtggtacagtggatagagcaccagtcctgaagtcaggaggacctgaattcaaatctgatgtcaaacacttaacacttcctagctgtgtgatcctgtgtgaccccaatttaaaaaaaattaaagtaactaAGGTATTCTAAGAGAGGGAGGGGTTCTTAGGCATGGGGTACTCCATACCAAGGCATGGAAATAGGAAGTCTTATATTGTATATAAGAAGCAGGAAGACCTATGCTTTCTCTTCTAAAGTTGAACTCCTCATGGCCCTATTTATCcattcaactaacatttatttggtgtttactatgtacaatgctctagctctgttctctttctttcactttatgAATGACAATCGTAAAAAGAAAGATCTCCAGGAGTACAGCCACTTAGCTCACATTTAGAATAGACTGGGTCTACTTTTCCTTAGTGACATCTGACCTGCTTGCTTTCTGTTTCCCATACCTGACATTTCATCTGTCACCTTTGTGCACATGGTTCCCCATGTCTGAGGTACACTCCACCTTCACCTTCATTCTTGATgtctctggtttcctttaagataTAGATCAGGTACCATTTTCTCTATGAACCTTTTTCGGTACCTTCCAGATGTTAACTCTTTTTCCTCTTCGTGTTatggttgttgtttttattgttgttcagtcggattttcttggggtttttttgccaAAGattctgaaatgatttgccatttccttctccagctcatttgacagatgaggcaaTTGAGTCAAGCAGGGTAAAGAGACTTTCCCAGACTCACACACCTAGTGAGTGagctcaagaagatgagtcttcttgactccaagactggcactctattcactgtatcatctagctgcctggcacataataggtgcttaataaatatttgttgaattaaattgaaaccCACTGTACACCCCAAGCTATAGTTTCCCTAATCTGTGTGGCTACCACTGCCACAAGACATGGAGGGGATGATTCTATAATGTTCCTGCAAGGGTGGTCATGATAGTAGCTTGGGGTATAGTCAAAGActttgagtgtgtgtgtataaaagatCTTTTCTTAGCATttcatacagagaaagaaaggagtcagAAGGCTGgtctcctttcttcctattttcccatccccacttattctttttcttcccttctcttaaaGGGGGATAACAgcagaagaaacaaaacagaaggCATTCTGCAGCATTTTTTCACCTACTCAGAAGTGGTGGGATGGAATTAAATTTAGCCCtgcaaaaaagaattaaaaggacaTCCCTTCCCCTTTATAGCCCATCCCACATTCTAGTATATATCTTACCATTCAGGCTACGGTCTACCAATGAGAATGGTTTTCCTATGAGAAATGCTAGTGATTTGGGcaaaataatcattttagaaataaatatcaaattatagAAATGGCTAATGTGCTTCTAGTTAAAGTAACAAATAAATTGCCCAGAGATTTTCCTGAGTCTGGGGATGTTTGGTCTGAGCTTTGCCTCTTCCCCAATAGCTGATTATATGATGCTGTCTTTCATTTGGAATTCACAGAGCTGTTTGCCTTCAGATCTCCCTAAatatttcctcttcctcttcctgaaACATTAGTCCAGGAACTATTCCTctggccttttaaaaaaaatctgtattgtAGTCAGGCACCCTGAGAGCCTGTTTTGGTTTTTAGGGAAGGTAGAGCTTATTCTCTTACCTTTCTGAATGCAGTTGTTCTCTCATAAAACAAGGGTGCCTTCTTTCTCTCAAAGAGATAGTGAGCAGTGAGCAGTTCAGATGATAACAGACTATcttataaataggaaataacatgaTTGAAGTGGATGAGATCATAAACTAAATAAAAGGTCCCAGAtcacagaaaagagaaatctcCAGATGTGCTCATCCCACACCCTTGAAAATCTGGTCCTTCAAAAAACTCTTTCCAATGAAAAATGCTGTTTTTCTCTGGTCTATTTGTATCACTGTCTTAGCCCATaaacaatgatgaaaaagatattaaagtggaGGGGAGTTTTCAATAGAATTATAATTAAGAAGTAACATAGTACAGTAAAGAAGGAAAGACCTGGTTCAGGTCCCACCTTTGATTCATATTAGCTGTCtttagagaagtcacttaacccttcagCACCTACCAACAACTTTCTGAAACTATAAGCTACAGATCTGTtttgatagaaggaaggaaacaagcacttattaattaattagcttttagtgaggcaaagttaagtgacttgcccagggtcacatagctagtaagtattaagtgtctgagacagattttaactcagatcatCCTATGACTctagggctagtactctatccactgccatctGGCTCTCCCACctagaaataagcatttattaagtacctcctatggACCAAGCACTtgtgttaaatgttttacaaatatctcatttgattctcataacaaacTTTCAAGATAGCTGCTATTTTTATCTCTagtttgcaattgaggaaactgaggcaggaattaagtgacttgcttaggatctcACAGCTGgtgtctgaagccaaatctgaatttaagtattcttgactccagaaccagtgaTGCTACTGGGTCtacattccaaagagatcattaaaaagaggagtgggggtgggagaaggaaccacatgtacaaaaatgtttatagcatttcTTGTTGTGCTGGCAATCAGTTGGAATGcctaccaattggggaatggctaagttatggtatattaatgtaaaggaatactattgttctataagaaatgatgaacatgcagatttcagaaaatttgCAAAGACTtacaatgaactgatgctgaatgaaatgagcaggacaagggGAGCAGTGTACCTAGTAACAGCAActttgtgcaatgatcagctatggtAGTAGACTCAGCTCTtagtaatacagtgatccaagacaattctaaaagacttgtattggaaaatgccatttacattcagagaaagaattgtagagactgaatgcagatcaaagcatactattttcactttttcttgtagttttccccttttttgatttttctttcacaacacgacTCATATGGaaagataatcaaaattattgtACACATGtaactatatcagattacttgaaaaatttggatctcaaaatctaacaaaaatgaatgttgaaaactatctttacatgtaattggaaaaaaataaaatattattaaaagaaaaaaatagaagaactttaggcttttttcttggcagagagggTATTTGGATCTCACTTAGAAGATtggatatttcattattttattcaccTAATGAATTCTCATAGCCAGCATGCTGTACCTTCAAATTGCCTTTCATTAAAATCTGCAAGCAATAGCATTTAAAAGGAAGCATAATTATGAACTAAAGTAGAAGTAAACTGTATAGTCATCTGTTACTTAGAAACCAAAAGActataagtcacttaaactctgagtatcagtttcctaatctgcaaaatggataTGATGATGCTTATATTAATTACTTATTTAGCATTGATTTGggaagcaaatgaaataatgatgaaAGAATGATCATAACCACTAGTCATAATATTAGTAATCAATTGGGTTGATTTAATTTCTATGCCACTATACATAGAAAGTGAACTGGTTGAGAAATATTATGACtaactaattttaaaaactcatttgtgCCAAGTGCATCATATAAACAGAGACAAACTatgaaaatttctttgaaaatagaaaaaaattagaatagccAAAAAATAGTTAGAACAAAAAAGATTGCATAAGATTGCAAGCTGATAGGGACCTTAGACATCAGCTGGATTCTGCTTATTATCGATTTTTCCACTATTTCTTTCTTGGTTTGATTATTCTGATGTTTTGATGTATTTTCTACATAGTTCCACATTAGGTAAAAGTGAATgaatgtgagaaaaaaataagttagttATTATGATTATATCCATGTTTCTCTGGAATGTgttgttgaatttttaaagtattcaaaTTGTTTCCCTGGTATTTATTTTCAAGagtcattttcttgattttctggtCATTTCTGGTCATTTCTATCTTGAAGGATTTGGTTGACTTGAGGGTTTCCTCAATTTCATATACCACGTCCTCTACATTTATGCTATCTCTCtagttgtgtgtatatatatacaggaGCAACAACAGTTTGAAAACTTCTCTCTTTTACCTCCCTCATCACAGATAAAGCAACATGGTAATGTGTCTGGTttagatgatatatttaaaacaaaaattctaaagGCAATTAGCTGATTCAGTAGAGTGTAAGTTCCCTGAGGACGggaactgtttcatttctgtAGTTGCATTCCCAGAATCTAATTTAGAGCCTAGTACAAAATAGGCTATTGGACTGATTGGATTCAAGTAAGATACCTGTCTTAGGGATTTTCAGTCAAATCAGGAGCCATATGTGACAGCCTTCACagtgaatatttttctttaggaGCTCCTCACAGTTAAAAGAAGGTCTCTGTGGAGTGGGCATGGGTTATGATATAAGAAATTCAACTTTCTGCCTTTTGTTGCTTGTGGGAACAGGATCTTTATCATGGCTGAGACAAGGCCCAACAGGCTTCGGTGTCAAAAAGTACTGTGGGAAAAAGGGCTGTGTCTTGCCCTCCCTTCCTCATACACCTCCATTTTCAGTATTCCCCAGCAAATAAAGCTAATTCTGTTGGTgccctcttttaaaaattcttctctaTAGAACTAAGGGAATTATCTGATACTAGAGGAAACACTCTCAGCTTGCAAAGAAAGTCTTTTTAGgattgacaaaaaaaaaggaagctgagaTGTAAGATTGAAGAAATATCCGTGTGTTTGGGGCAGCTATGAACCCATTATCTGGTATATTTTGGGGGGGGTTGTCtttattttctgttattgttgttcctctattcctccctccacccccatctATCCaacagaaaatagaagaaatgtacagaaacaacatacacatatattcttcACTGGATAAGTAGCATTTCTGTCTTAATACTTAGAGCCTTCTCCACAAGTTCTCAAGAAAGCCTCATTAGTGCTTTTGAGATTGCCTCTTTACTTTTTCTGTGTCCATTCAATTTCTgcttttaattaactttttgaGTCTACTTTTTACCCTCAGATTAGACACTAGGCTGAGAGTTGCCAGTGGGgttagggaaaaaattagaatccaGAGTATTGGGATAAAGTTTTTGAGAGGCAGATTTTAACTCTATGTATGGAATAATTTCCCTAAGAATCAAGATTTTCCCAAAGTGGAATGAGTTATCTGCCCAGGTAAAGATTTCCTTCTCATCTTAAGTCCTCAAGCAAAGATTTCACGACCacttgttagtaatatataagggATTCTTGACCAAGTATGGTtttgactagatgacctctaaggcaTCTTCTAACTTAGAgagtctgtgattctgtgaaggAAACAAGTTGGAATGCTCTTCAAtgtaaacaaataacaataaagcctttttctcccattaaaaacaaaaacatacactGAAAAAGAGTCAGTGTAATGGACTCCCAAACCTTTCCTGTCAACATGCGAAACACATAAGAATTTTGCCTTTGCATAGCAATCTCTCATTAAAATCTATTAACAACTCAAATATTCTATTCTAAACAATTCCCTCAACATATTGTTCTGGGTGAAACCAACTTCCAACTGGACACTAACTGCAGGTCAATTTCTCGagtaaaaaaaatccatatttttttctccttctccttcccttttctctcctccgcttcctttttttctgtagcCTAAGGCTCAAagctcatttgtataacattctCCTCTTTGGTAAAGACTAATTACTCTTCAGGGCCCCTCTCCCTAAAGAGAATCCAGAaccttaagtcttctcttttgAAAGTGGAAGCCAGAAAAGAAGGCTCTCTCTTCTTCCAAGTTCTCACCAATTCACAAAGGCGTGGAGTTTTGAATAATTATTATcaatcaatgaagaaaaattcaGGCAAATAACTTTGGAATCTCaggttttctttcattcttccttctccctttccatttttccctccttccctccttcccctccttttttcctttatttcttactccctgtttcttccttccttcctttattattctttctttccttcctttctttcttcctccctctactGACTCTGTGCCTTTTTCATCAGTTGTTTTACATATCTGAAATGGGTTCCCTCTTCACTTTTgcttcctggcttctctggcttctttcagtCCTGAGATTAAACCCCACTTTCTGCAGAAGGCCTTTCCTGTTACCCACATTCCCTCCattgctagtgccttccttctgagattatgtTCCATAtgcactatatatgtgtgtgtgtgtgtgtatatatatctatgtacatagatatatatatacacacacataaatatatatctttatgtacttttttttgcttgttgtctctcccattaaaatataatttctttgaggGTATGGTctaagttttggggtttttttgtatctccagtgcttagcacaatgactggcacatattgacatccttttttccttcttccccattccTTCTAGTCCATTatctatctcttctctcccctttccctccttccctctctctccttttccccttctctttctctctgaaaattatagcttagaatatataaaatatgaaggaTGAGTTAaacataaaatgtttattatttcaaCTAGAAAGAAAGATTCAGGGAGAAAACAAATGAGGATTACAGAAATCTTGGATAAATATCTCCAGGgattaaatataaagtgaattgcCTCAGACATCACAGTCTGGAATTTTAAGCTTAACATCTAATAATATACTTAAAGATAATTTCCATGGTTGtattttttaatgagatgaaATCAGTGGATTGAATAGCAATATCTAGTACCCACAGATGTAATAGCATGAATTAAGttcaaaattaattataatttcatgaacatatttttctttgatatcactGAGGCACATAATCTTATTTCATCAGATAATCGTAGTACAATTAATAATAGGAGTCAATGAAAAACTTTACCTTCCTCTAACATGTTTCTCTGGGGAATTTTGAGTTGCCACCATTTGGGAATTGATGAGAAGTGGGCTATTGCCTCTATGTTTAAGACCAAACTGCTTTTATAGAAAGTGACCTTCTACTTACAAAGACAGCTCCATGTCTTGCCTTTAGTCTTACTGAAGGATTATGACAGATTGGAAGTTGATAATTATATGGATATGTTTGTCCACCTGTttggcatatatttatatacacccatatgactgaaaatgacaaaacaattctctctctctctctctctctctctctctctttttctccacaTGCACACTCTCAGTAGAAAGATACacattttttttactgagttagtTCCTATGTAACTGGATAGGATCAAAGAATCTAGTAACAAATGGGCACTACAAATTCAGGTCTACAGGAACAGTATATTTCCAAGAGAATTGTAAACTCTTCCTATATATATCAGTATATCTATCCATTAGCAGTTCATTTAATATATGGTTACCTCTGGGAATTTTTCaccaatttttatttgtttctcagGCTATGGTTAGAGTGAATTATAAGTTTTGACtccataataaaatatttttcaactgcCTATCAGTAATGTCAGAAGCAGATGCTGTATATCCCAGCAAATCTATCTTCCTGCTCTTCTCTTTAGGCTTGAAAAAGGTGGAAAGTTTATAAATTAGCAAAGAAATACTTTCAGATCctgaaaggggaagggaataaagcCTGAACATTGTAGTTTGATTGCTAACCCTCCCCAACTCTTTCTTAACTTCCAACATTCCAAATGCTCTCCTATCCCCAGGTTAGCCATTCATAGTAAAAGGTCAATATCTTTTCACACTTGGGAAATCTCATTCAAGTTTTTTTGTCAATGGGCAAGTCATGAGCAGCTCTTCCAATTTAGGGATGGTTGACGTCACCAAGGAGGCGATAAATATCTGTTGATATAATTGGATGTGAGATTCTGTGTTATGATAGCAAAACTTTGCCCATTGCTGTTTGGAAGGACCCTATGATTTATTCAGGAGCAGATCGAGCACGCAATCTAGCTGTCAAGAAAGCGTCAGCTTATTAGGCAAGTACTGCGTGATTCCATAAGAGGGTCTAAGCTATAAAAATCCCGCAACCAAGCCCTGATTAGAAGAAAATCTGATCCCAAGTTCGGGGAAGAGACGTCTCAGAGACACAGAAGAAGCACCTGAAAAGCTTCAGTCTCCTCCCTCTCGGAGCTACTCCGCTCATTTGCAGAAGCGACTCTGAAGGTAGGGAGAAACCTGATAACTCGGTTTCAGATTCACTAAAAACTTTCCCCTGCTTTAGGTATGTTTCTGTGCTCTGTGAGCCCTCCTTTGATGgaaagtgtgtttgtgtgtgcttGTGTTTATGCAGGTTATGTCTCTAagtgtatttttatatttctgataGTTCCTGCTATCTGACAAAGAACACCATCCCCAAAACAATAACCCACAAACCAAAAAGGTGTTTTTCATCACCAAAATGTCCCAAATtcttttcactcactttttaGCAAAGGAGCCCCTGTTTGAGGGCCGGGAGGATGAAACAGAAACCAGtttggaaaggagaaggaagagtgaGAGCCTGCCGCTACTAAACTACATAGTTTTAGCAAAAAGTTCCCTCTTTCTATTACATCCAGAAAAACAGAGCACGTAGCGCCTCTTTGGTCGCGCTCAGCCCAGCAGTTGTGTTCACTGTTTACAGTCTTAGGAGTTATATGCAGTGGGTAAAACACTCTGAGGTCGCACCTCCGGGCATCTGACATAGAAAAAACCAATTCAGTAGGTTTGGAGCCCGCTGGAGTCCAGGTGCATTTGGTTGGGTAAAAGCTTCAGTACCGAGGACAGCGCCCATCTAGAGCCTAGAGATGCCCAGCCCCAGCTTCTAGCTATAGCTAATGAAGGAATTGAATGTGTTGCAATGCGCAGCGTTGAGTTGTGctatattatgttatgttgtgTAAGTGTATAGAAAGTCACTGAAGCGGAGATGGAGTGCCTTCTCCCAGCTCAGTTAAACTCCATaccttgtctctttcttttctttcctttcctcttctttttttctttttttcccccttgatcccctttttgattcctttcttccctcttatcTCCCACCCTTTGTGCTGCAGATCAGGTCCTAGACCATGAAGCTCCAGCTTCTTGTGTCTACGGGGATCCTGCTGGTTACGCTCTTGCCTTGCCAAGAATGCAGAGCTCTCATCAGCAAGGGTTCCGCTTCGTCCATGGGGTCCGCAGCTCAGCCCCTGGACTTCTtccagccgccgccgccgccgccgaaTCAGCAGCAGCCCCTGCCTCTTCTGCTCCGCATGGGAGAAGAATACTTCCTGCGCCTGGGCAACCTCAACAAGAGCCCCGCTGCTTccctctcctccttgtcctcgtcctcttcctcctcctcctcctcccctggaAGCAACCCTAGTAGCCCCTTCTCCCCCGAGGTCTCCGTCTCCAACTTTTTCCGGGGGGCAGTCCAAAGGCTCCAACACCTGCAACTCCCGCAGCGTTCCTTAGACAGTCAGGCaggtctaggggagggaggagctgAGAGTACCTACGGAGAGCAACGGGAGgcgatggagagagagaagagatcgGAAGAACCTCCCATCTCTCTAGATCTGACTTTCCACCTCCTCCGAGAAGTCTTAGAAATGGCCCGGGCCGAACAGTTAGCTCAGCAAGCTCACAGCAACAGGAAATTGATGGAGATTATTGGAAAGTGAGACAT
This genomic window contains:
- the CRH gene encoding corticoliberin, whose translation is MKLQLLVSTGILLVTLLPCQECRALISKGSASSMGSAAQPLDFFQPPPPPPNQQQPLPLLLRMGEEYFLRLGNLNKSPAASLSSLSSSSSSSSSSPGSNPSSPFSPEVSVSNFFRGAVQRLQHLQLPQRSLDSQAGLGEGGAESTYGEQREAMEREKRSEEPPISLDLTFHLLREVLEMARAEQLAQQAHSNRKLMEIIGK